One window of the Haloarcula rubripromontorii genome contains the following:
- a CDS encoding TCP-1/cpn60 chaperonin family protein: MLGETTADDGTDEPNNTQTAAGELADAVRTTLGPSGLDKMVVGENGTVIVTNDGSKIIEWMDITHPVGQLVEQAAAAQDSAVGDGATTVVVLIGALLEEAATLRSDGLHPTTIIDGYGRAAETAIDHLAQYERSLHSRHDDRLAQIAKTAVTGRWDDASTERFGELALTALQAVEFDTSRLTLKSYPGGELRESVCLDGVVVDLETSSTSLDTLSHPGTQTHAEPAIAMVDAEIGIEEPSHIESVTLQDTTQRSELQAHEQDRRTELVAQVVQSGATVLFCQKSIDEAVRTALVQRGVLPVERTRRDEFDVIARATGSTPVLSVDELTADTTGTVASVTQRTVGTTQTLTLQGCPEEQRATLLLRGGTPHVAGEVRRIAADCIDVTRVTLDDGAFVPGGGAVPTALAMDLAALSSGIPDRTQLVFDGFGTALEALPRTLATNAGTDPLNTLATIQQRHDSGSETVGVGPDGHPQDMIAAGVLEPATVFTSALQRAVAVVTQILRVDDIVRTSPDKRGTDSEHDHSHAATGGYPWAVGH; encoded by the coding sequence ATGTTGGGAGAGACGACCGCTGACGACGGCACTGACGAGCCGAACAACACACAGACCGCCGCAGGCGAACTTGCCGACGCGGTCCGAACGACGCTCGGGCCCAGCGGGCTGGACAAGATGGTCGTCGGCGAGAACGGAACGGTCATTGTCACGAACGACGGGTCGAAAATCATCGAGTGGATGGATATCACGCATCCTGTCGGTCAGCTGGTCGAGCAGGCCGCCGCTGCGCAGGACAGTGCCGTCGGGGACGGGGCGACCACAGTCGTCGTGCTGATCGGCGCACTTCTCGAAGAGGCCGCAACGCTTCGTTCGGACGGGCTGCATCCGACGACAATCATCGACGGCTACGGCAGGGCTGCCGAGACTGCTATTGACCACCTTGCGCAGTACGAACGGAGCCTCCACAGCCGGCACGACGACCGGCTGGCACAGATTGCAAAGACCGCCGTCACGGGACGATGGGACGACGCCTCGACCGAGCGGTTCGGCGAACTGGCCCTAACTGCGCTGCAGGCGGTCGAGTTCGACACATCGAGGCTGACGCTCAAGTCCTATCCCGGCGGCGAACTCCGTGAGTCCGTCTGTCTCGATGGGGTGGTGGTCGACCTGGAGACGTCATCGACATCGCTCGACACCCTCAGTCACCCAGGCACTCAGACGCACGCCGAGCCCGCCATCGCGATGGTCGACGCCGAAATCGGTATCGAGGAACCGAGCCACATCGAGTCGGTGACGCTGCAAGACACGACACAGCGGAGCGAATTGCAGGCCCACGAACAGGACCGGAGAACGGAACTCGTAGCGCAGGTGGTGCAGTCAGGTGCGACCGTCCTGTTCTGTCAGAAATCCATCGACGAAGCGGTCAGGACAGCGCTCGTCCAGCGAGGTGTGCTCCCCGTCGAGCGGACTCGGCGGGACGAGTTTGATGTCATTGCCCGAGCGACAGGGAGCACGCCAGTGCTGTCCGTCGACGAGCTTACTGCGGACACTACTGGCACTGTTGCGTCGGTCACGCAGCGTACCGTGGGGACCACCCAGACGCTCACGCTACAGGGCTGTCCCGAAGAACAACGAGCAACACTACTGCTCCGTGGCGGCACGCCACACGTTGCAGGCGAGGTCCGCCGCATCGCGGCAGACTGTATCGACGTTACTCGTGTCACACTTGACGACGGCGCGTTCGTGCCGGGTGGAGGTGCGGTGCCGACCGCGCTGGCAATGGACCTCGCCGCCCTGTCCAGTGGCATACCGGACCGGACACAGCTCGTCTTCGATGGGTTCGGAACCGCGCTGGAAGCACTCCCGCGGACACTGGCGACGAACGCGGGCACGGACCCACTGAACACGCTGGCGACGATACAACAGCGACACGACTCCGGCTCAGAGACGGTCGGTGTCGGCCCCGATGGTCATCCCCAGGATATGATTGCAGCAGGTGTTCTGGAACCAGCAACGGTGTTCACGAGTGCACTGCAGCGAGCAGTCGCCGTCGTGACGCAGATCCTTCGAGTCGATGACATCGTGCGGACCAGCCCAGACAAGCGCGGAACCGACAGTGAACACGACCACTCCCACGCGGCGACAGGTGGGTATCCGTGGGCAGTAGGGCACTGA
- the fmdA gene encoding formamidase, translated as MPETKFEVDVDSAPDEQPGANPFNRWHPDIPAVVEADPGESMRLEALDWTGGQITDNDDANEVRDVDLSQVHYLAGPVHVNGAEPGDLLKVEFHDMGPLNDRSEFGFTGTFSQQNGGGFLTDHFPKAAKSIWDIDGYTVSSRHIPDVEYEGKIHPGLAGCAPSEELLEAWNEREQELIDKHAEDPESIPNHPTGESEPGVANPPTPDGALMGEMDPDEAEEAAEVAARTVPPREHGGNHDIKDLSIGSTVYFPVYVEGAKFGIGDFHASQGDGEISFCGAIEMAAYVDLEFDLVKDGMEKFGVDHPIFEPGHRGPNFEDYVTFCGYSVTEDGEQKYIDSHTAYRRACLQAIDYLKQFGYTGQQALHILGTVPVEGRQSGVVDVPNACSTLALPTGAFEFDASPEGIEHNSADRGDICVTDDPL; from the coding sequence ATGCCAGAAACGAAGTTCGAGGTAGATGTCGACAGTGCGCCAGATGAACAGCCGGGCGCGAACCCGTTCAACCGGTGGCACCCGGACATCCCGGCGGTCGTCGAAGCGGACCCCGGCGAGAGCATGCGACTGGAGGCCCTGGACTGGACCGGCGGACAGATAACCGACAATGACGACGCCAACGAGGTCCGGGACGTGGACCTCTCGCAGGTCCACTACCTCGCGGGTCCCGTACACGTAAACGGTGCCGAGCCGGGCGACCTGCTGAAAGTCGAGTTCCACGACATGGGACCGCTCAATGACCGGTCGGAGTTCGGCTTCACCGGCACGTTCTCCCAGCAAAACGGCGGCGGCTTCCTGACCGACCACTTTCCCAAGGCGGCCAAGTCCATCTGGGACATCGACGGCTACACTGTCTCCTCGCGCCATATCCCCGATGTCGAGTACGAGGGGAAGATCCACCCCGGCCTCGCAGGATGTGCCCCCAGCGAAGAACTGCTGGAAGCGTGGAACGAGCGCGAACAGGAACTCATCGACAAACACGCGGAGGACCCCGAATCGATACCGAACCATCCGACCGGCGAGTCAGAGCCCGGCGTGGCGAACCCACCGACGCCCGACGGTGCATTGATGGGCGAGATGGACCCCGACGAGGCCGAGGAGGCAGCGGAGGTCGCGGCCCGGACCGTCCCGCCCCGCGAACACGGCGGGAACCACGACATCAAAGACCTCTCCATCGGTTCGACGGTGTACTTCCCAGTCTACGTCGAGGGCGCGAAGTTCGGCATCGGCGACTTCCACGCCTCGCAGGGCGACGGCGAGATATCCTTCTGTGGCGCAATCGAGATGGCCGCCTACGTCGATCTCGAATTCGACCTCGTGAAAGACGGGATGGAGAAGTTCGGCGTCGACCACCCGATCTTCGAGCCGGGCCACCGCGGCCCGAACTTCGAGGACTACGTCACCTTCTGTGGCTACTCAGTCACGGAGGACGGCGAGCAGAAGTACATCGACTCCCACACCGCCTACCGGCGGGCGTGCTTGCAGGCCATCGACTACCTCAAGCAGTTCGGCTACACCGGCCAGCAGGCGCTGCACATCCTCGGCACTGTCCCGGTCGAGGGCCGCCAGAGCGGCGTCGTGGACGTACCGAACGCCTGCTCGACGCTGGCGCTCCCGACGGGCGCGTTCGAGTTCGATGCGTCCCCAGAGGGCATCGAGCACAATAGCGCTGACCGCGGTGACATCTGTGTCACTGACGACCCGCTGTAA
- a CDS encoding SCO family protein — translation MRRRTVLKSTGAVGTIVGVSGCLGGSFGDSNPDVVLEEPDREFESSDVPYPAWGEQIPDVRVATPTESREIRLRDIETPTLLTFFYSHCQTVCPVLISTQRNIQSHAQNNGYADAVTLLPMTFDPARDTAERLGAYADKMNVDADSESWQFLRPASKQRAKAVIQDQFGVMFQRTEPEDMDMYMFTHTALTLLVNADGFVERAYRSKSPDEETIIADLKAVRTA, via the coding sequence ATGCGCCGACGGACGGTTCTCAAATCGACGGGTGCGGTTGGAACAATTGTCGGAGTCTCCGGGTGTCTCGGCGGTAGCTTCGGCGACTCGAACCCTGATGTCGTCCTCGAAGAACCCGACCGGGAGTTCGAGAGCAGCGACGTTCCGTATCCCGCATGGGGTGAACAGATCCCAGACGTACGTGTCGCCACACCGACCGAATCACGCGAGATCCGGTTGCGAGATATTGAAACGCCGACTCTCCTCACGTTTTTTTACAGCCACTGCCAGACTGTGTGTCCGGTTCTCATCTCGACGCAGCGAAACATCCAGAGCCACGCACAGAACAACGGCTACGCGGATGCGGTCACGCTCCTCCCGATGACGTTTGACCCCGCCCGTGATACCGCAGAACGACTTGGAGCGTACGCCGACAAGATGAACGTCGACGCCGATAGCGAAAGCTGGCAATTCCTTCGACCGGCGTCGAAACAGCGGGCGAAGGCTGTCATACAGGACCAGTTCGGAGTCATGTTCCAGCGAACTGAACCCGAGGACATGGATATGTACATGTTCACACATACGGCACTGACGCTACTGGTCAACGCTGATGGGTTCGTTGAGCGTGCGTATCGCTCAAAGTCACCGGACGAGGAAACGATCATTGCTGACCTGAAGGCGGTGAGAACCGCGTGA
- a CDS encoding TlpA family protein disulfide reductase: MNRRQVIAALTGLCLTGGSLWVSQNGLSSIQPRDTEQLPVRVETLDARGSSAGETPVPTPGTVTVVDLFATWCAPCDDQLEILDAIRPEYTDVSFVSVTNERPSETLTRADISEWWNRNGGAWTVGLDPGSELLAAFGADGLPYIAITDERGTVQFSHSGLAAEETLRDELDALA, translated from the coding sequence GTGAACCGCCGGCAGGTCATTGCCGCGCTGACTGGGCTCTGTCTCACAGGGGGAAGCCTGTGGGTTTCCCAGAATGGCCTGTCGAGTATCCAGCCGCGGGACACGGAACAGCTTCCGGTCCGGGTGGAAACCCTCGATGCGCGCGGTTCGTCAGCAGGCGAGACACCCGTGCCGACGCCGGGAACCGTCACAGTGGTCGACCTGTTCGCCACGTGGTGTGCGCCCTGTGACGACCAGCTAGAAATTCTCGACGCGATTCGACCCGAGTACACCGACGTGTCATTCGTCTCAGTAACGAACGAGCGGCCGAGCGAGACTTTGACGAGGGCTGACATCAGCGAGTGGTGGAATCGCAACGGCGGTGCCTGGACTGTCGGACTGGACCCCGGAAGCGAATTGCTGGCTGCGTTCGGGGCAGACGGACTTCCGTACATCGCGATTACTGACGAACGCGGGACCGTCCAGTTCAGCCACAGCGGGCTTGCCGCTGAAGAAACGCTTCGAGACGAACTCGACGCGCTGGCGTAA
- a CDS encoding cytochrome c biogenesis CcdA family protein: MTGVAVLGTLVFAASAGVATFFAPCAFPLLPGYVGYYMRESEGDVGMLPPATAAAGGALVALTLVALLVLALGQPLKNALPMLEPVIGLGLVTFGVAMLLNREPELRVPLPQRPASVTGFGVFGAVYAIAAAGCVVPLFFGVVTQALALPVHASALALTVYALGVALPLVGVTLLAGVGIGIWHTVGTYLQRIHQIAAVVMILAGGGQIYLAVFELGVV, encoded by the coding sequence ATGACTGGGGTTGCTGTACTTGGGACACTTGTGTTCGCCGCGAGCGCCGGCGTCGCGACGTTCTTCGCCCCGTGTGCGTTCCCACTTCTCCCGGGGTACGTCGGATACTACATGCGTGAGAGCGAGGGAGATGTCGGCATGCTGCCACCTGCAACTGCCGCTGCTGGCGGAGCACTTGTCGCGCTCACCCTCGTTGCGCTACTTGTCCTCGCGCTCGGGCAGCCACTGAAGAACGCACTCCCGATGCTCGAACCGGTGATCGGACTCGGTCTGGTCACGTTCGGCGTTGCGATGCTCCTGAACCGCGAGCCCGAACTCCGCGTCCCGCTGCCACAGCGACCGGCGTCCGTAACTGGATTCGGCGTGTTTGGGGCTGTGTATGCAATCGCCGCAGCCGGCTGTGTCGTGCCGCTGTTCTTCGGCGTCGTCACCCAGGCGCTTGCACTGCCAGTCCACGCGAGCGCTCTCGCCCTGACGGTGTACGCGCTCGGCGTTGCCCTTCCCCTTGTCGGCGTGACGCTCCTCGCGGGCGTTGGCATCGGCATCTGGCACACCGTCGGCACGTACCTGCAACGGATACACCAGATCGCAGCCGTCGTGATGATACTCGCCGGAGGCGGGCAGATTTACCTCGCAGTGTTCGAACTCGGCGTGGTGTAG
- a CDS encoding ABC transporter ATP-binding protein — protein sequence MTAIEIESLWKSYGDVTAISDLSLSIDDGEFFGLLGPNGAGKTTTMEILTGQLTPDSGQAAVLGVDPATRPTAVRERAGILPEKESPPSFMTPREYFDFVGAIRDLPDDVVTAQTESWADRLGFTEKLDTLSSDLSRGQQQKVMIAGAFFHEPDVVFIDEPLANLDPIVQERVKRFLHSYRDAGNTIVVTTHDVDVAAELCSRVGIMYGGDLVADVRPAELDADVTLLDVFLDTVDATVDREKQTADI from the coding sequence GTGACAGCAATCGAGATCGAGTCGCTCTGGAAGTCGTACGGCGACGTGACCGCGATATCGGACCTCTCGCTCAGCATCGACGATGGAGAGTTCTTCGGACTGCTCGGGCCGAACGGGGCTGGCAAGACCACCACGATGGAGATACTTACCGGGCAGCTCACCCCGGACAGCGGTCAGGCAGCGGTACTCGGTGTCGACCCGGCAACCCGGCCCACGGCGGTCCGCGAACGGGCGGGGATTCTTCCTGAAAAGGAGTCACCGCCGAGTTTCATGACGCCGCGCGAGTACTTCGACTTCGTCGGTGCTATCCGGGATCTGCCCGACGATGTGGTGACAGCGCAGACCGAGTCGTGGGCCGACCGTCTCGGCTTTACCGAGAAACTCGATACACTGTCCTCGGACCTTTCGCGAGGCCAACAGCAGAAAGTGATGATCGCCGGCGCGTTCTTCCACGAGCCGGACGTCGTGTTCATCGACGAACCGCTGGCGAACCTCGACCCGATCGTTCAGGAGCGTGTCAAGCGGTTCCTGCACTCCTACCGGGACGCCGGCAATACGATTGTCGTCACGACACACGACGTCGATGTCGCTGCCGAACTCTGTTCACGGGTCGGCATCATGTACGGCGGCGACCTCGTCGCCGATGTCCGGCCGGCAGAACTCGACGCTGATGTGACGCTCCTCGACGTGTTTCTGGACACCGTCGATGCAACAGTGGACCGGGAGAAACAAACTGCTGACATATGA
- a CDS encoding GbsR/MarR family transcriptional regulator: MSDDDSSVARERVIESMEQSAEVYGLSRSAGRIYGVLYFAADPLSIPELVDQTGYAKSTVSNVTRTLSRLGLIHRRSSTGGGRRVRFEAEREIWFILQDVFQQYIQREVQTTLRTIRRAEEQVAADTREEERVRNLRGTYEDLEEIVQLVSEYSAAELREALAAYER, from the coding sequence ATGAGTGACGATGACAGTTCGGTGGCACGGGAACGCGTCATCGAATCGATGGAGCAATCAGCCGAAGTGTACGGTCTCAGTCGAAGTGCCGGGCGCATCTACGGCGTGCTGTACTTCGCAGCAGACCCGCTCTCTATCCCGGAACTCGTCGACCAGACGGGCTACGCGAAATCGACGGTCAGTAACGTCACACGGACGCTGTCGCGTCTCGGGCTTATCCACCGCAGGTCGTCCACGGGAGGCGGCAGGCGAGTCCGGTTCGAGGCTGAACGTGAAATCTGGTTCATCCTACAGGACGTGTTCCAGCAATACATCCAACGGGAGGTCCAGACGACGCTCAGAACCATCCGTCGGGCAGAAGAGCAGGTAGCGGCAGATACTCGCGAGGAAGAGCGCGTTCGCAATCTCCGCGGGACCTATGAAGATCTGGAGGAGATCGTACAGCTCGTGTCGGAGTACTCGGCCGCCGAACTCCGCGAAGCACTTGCGGCTTACGAGCGGTAG
- a CDS encoding ArsR/SmtB family transcription factor — MASAFPHHPPVDYVPREQTNVVVNGTEPTDVLQILSSEAAQEILGAVRNEPRTASDIADAVDRSLQSVSYHLDRLCEADLIEPAETWYSEKGTEMTVYALATERLVVQFGDSADRSV; from the coding sequence ATGGCAAGCGCCTTCCCCCACCACCCGCCGGTTGACTATGTACCCCGTGAGCAGACGAACGTCGTAGTCAACGGTACCGAACCGACTGACGTTCTTCAGATTCTCTCGTCCGAAGCCGCTCAGGAGATACTTGGAGCAGTCAGAAATGAACCGCGGACCGCCTCGGACATCGCCGACGCAGTCGACCGCTCGCTCCAGAGCGTCTCCTATCACCTCGACCGTCTCTGTGAAGCTGACCTCATCGAACCCGCCGAAACGTGGTACTCGGAGAAGGGGACGGAGATGACAGTGTACGCCCTCGCTACGGAACGGCTGGTCGTGCAGTTCGGTGATAGCGCTGACCGATCCGTCTAG
- a CDS encoding fructosamine kinase family protein, translating to MDEGAGTERSEATVLQRVSSVLDADAHDVTKLDGGEVGSVYHVSFHDRPDVAVKVDDSPLGIEAAMLQYLTRTTSLLVPEVLHVEPNLLVLSFIRGDGRFGEQAERDLARHVASLHDISADAFGFQFDTLSGPFSQSNPWTDSWVDFFREQRVLPFARAARSDGTLPAAEFDRVQRLAETLDARLVEPATPSLLHGDIHPGNAVVADGTVRAVLDPAIYFGHAEVDLAYVDRLDSIGAAFYDEYRRHRDISAEYFERRRDVYVAFHALENVRFFGDDRLPRLDSALDRLGL from the coding sequence ATGGACGAGGGGGCGGGCACCGAACGATCCGAGGCGACAGTACTACAGCGGGTTTCGAGCGTATTAGACGCCGATGCTCACGACGTGACGAAACTCGATGGCGGAGAAGTCGGATCGGTCTACCACGTCTCGTTTCACGACCGGCCTGACGTGGCGGTGAAAGTCGACGACTCGCCACTTGGAATCGAGGCGGCGATGCTTCAGTACCTCACCCGTACCACATCTCTCCTCGTTCCGGAAGTCCTCCACGTCGAACCGAACCTGCTCGTACTATCGTTCATCCGTGGCGACGGCCGATTCGGTGAACAGGCCGAGCGCGACCTCGCGCGCCACGTCGCGTCCCTCCACGATATCTCGGCCGATGCGTTCGGCTTTCAGTTTGACACCCTTTCGGGCCCGTTCAGCCAGTCAAACCCATGGACCGATTCGTGGGTTGATTTCTTCCGCGAGCAACGGGTGCTCCCGTTTGCAAGGGCCGCACGGAGCGATGGCACCTTGCCGGCCGCCGAGTTCGACCGGGTGCAACGACTGGCGGAAACGCTCGACGCCCGACTCGTCGAACCGGCCACGCCATCACTGCTGCACGGCGATATCCATCCCGGTAACGCTGTGGTGGCAGATGGAACCGTTCGGGCGGTCCTCGATCCGGCGATATATTTCGGCCACGCTGAAGTGGACTTGGCGTACGTCGACCGACTGGATTCGATCGGTGCTGCTTTCTACGACGAATACCGCCGCCACCGTGATATTTCCGCGGAGTACTTCGAAAGGCGACGCGACGTGTACGTTGCTTTCCACGCACTGGAGAACGTCCGATTTTTCGGCGACGACAGACTCCCGAGGCTCGATAGCGCGTTAGATCGTCTCGGTCTGTAA
- a CDS encoding sugar porter family MFS transporter: MSTATIRNVLRGDGDRFVYVVSALAALNGLLFGFDTGIISGAFLFIQDSFVMSPLVEGIIVSGAMAGAAAGAAVGGQLADRLGRRRLILIAAIVFFVGSFTMAVAPTVPVLVAGRLIDGVAIGFASIVGPLYISEIAPPHIRGGLTSLNQLMVTTGILLSYFVNYAFADAGAWRWMLGAGMVPAVVLAIGILKMPESPRWLFEHGRKDEARAVLKRTRSGGVEQELDEIQETVETQAETGVRDLLASWLRPALVVGLGLAVFQQITGINAVIYYAPTILESTGLGNVASILATVGIGTINVVMTVVAIMLVDRVGRRRLLLVGVGGMVATLAVLGTVFYLPGLSGGLGIIATISLMLFVSFFAIGLGPVFWLLISEIYPLSVRGSAMGVVTVANWGANLLVSLTFPVLTDSVGTSATFWLFGLCSLAGLVFVYRTVPETKGRTLEAIEDDLRQNISLAD; this comes from the coding sequence ATGTCCACAGCTACCATACGGAACGTCCTCCGTGGTGACGGCGACCGGTTCGTCTACGTCGTCTCCGCGTTAGCCGCGCTGAACGGACTGTTGTTCGGGTTCGACACCGGGATCATCTCGGGCGCGTTCCTGTTCATTCAGGACTCGTTCGTCATGTCGCCGCTCGTCGAGGGGATCATCGTCAGTGGCGCGATGGCCGGGGCCGCGGCCGGTGCGGCCGTGGGTGGCCAGTTAGCCGACCGCCTCGGTCGCCGCCGACTCATCCTCATTGCAGCCATTGTGTTCTTCGTCGGTTCGTTCACGATGGCCGTTGCGCCGACCGTTCCCGTCCTCGTCGCCGGACGGCTTATCGACGGCGTCGCTATCGGCTTCGCTTCGATTGTCGGGCCGCTGTACATCTCAGAGATTGCACCGCCGCATATTCGCGGTGGACTCACATCGCTCAATCAGCTCATGGTGACTACCGGTATCCTGCTCTCGTATTTCGTCAACTACGCGTTCGCCGACGCGGGCGCGTGGCGCTGGATGCTCGGTGCCGGAATGGTCCCCGCCGTCGTGCTTGCTATCGGGATTCTGAAGATGCCCGAGAGCCCGCGCTGGCTGTTCGAACACGGGCGGAAAGACGAAGCCAGAGCCGTGCTCAAGCGAACGCGGTCCGGCGGTGTCGAGCAGGAACTCGACGAGATTCAAGAGACCGTCGAAACACAGGCCGAAACCGGCGTTCGAGATCTGCTGGCATCGTGGCTCCGCCCCGCGCTGGTTGTCGGACTCGGACTCGCCGTGTTCCAGCAGATCACCGGTATCAACGCGGTCATTTACTACGCTCCGACGATTCTCGAATCGACCGGCCTCGGAAATGTGGCATCGATCCTCGCGACAGTTGGAATCGGAACGATAAACGTTGTGATGACCGTCGTGGCGATCATGCTTGTCGACCGCGTTGGTCGTCGCCGACTGCTCCTTGTCGGTGTCGGTGGAATGGTTGCGACGCTCGCCGTCCTCGGTACCGTGTTCTACCTGCCTGGTCTGAGCGGGGGCCTCGGTATCATCGCCACGATCAGTCTGATGCTGTTCGTGTCCTTCTTTGCTATCGGTCTCGGCCCGGTCTTCTGGCTCCTTATCTCAGAGATATATCCGCTTTCCGTTCGCGGTTCGGCGATGGGCGTCGTCACCGTCGCCAACTGGGGTGCGAACCTCCTCGTATCGCTGACGTTCCCCGTCCTGACTGACAGCGTCGGAACATCGGCGACGTTCTGGCTGTTCGGCCTCTGCAGCCTCGCGGGACTGGTGTTTGTCTACCGTACTGTCCCCGAAACGAAGGGTCGGACGCTGGAAGCAATCGAAGACGACCTCCGGCAGAATATCTCGCTGGCTGACTGA
- a CDS encoding ABC transporter substrate-binding protein, with protein sequence MTDPDSTACQRPTRRDIVKSGGALALGGLFAGCLSDSGQESSAAESNDTPTDTGAGGTETAPATSNEAYSVTMEPVGTVEFDSVPETIAPFTADYIDMLVALGHGDAVQSIWYRGRYKTLHYEELDGVSIDLDGLTQLWNDGVSKEPFYEMDADLHLIDPNALIDWLGAWDQSDLTEIRENVAPFIGNLIFRQTDDWHDYRYYSLYEAFEKVAAMVQEQARFEAIRSIHDELVETVQARLPAPADRPNAALVFAGEEPEEFTPYRISGNGANKEHFQTLGISDAFADTGVEGYSGSESLDYETLIEIDPDSLLLRYHREGKTREEFENSVLAYMKDHEVGSQLRAVQNDRVFRGGPIYTGPLHNLFMIERYAKAYFPDEFTETHLFDRAHLAEIITEGISE encoded by the coding sequence ATGACTGATCCGGATAGCACAGCGTGCCAGCGGCCGACACGGAGGGATATAGTCAAAAGTGGTGGCGCACTCGCTCTCGGTGGATTGTTCGCCGGATGCTTGAGCGATAGTGGGCAGGAGTCTTCGGCGGCGGAGAGCAACGACACACCCACAGATACCGGAGCTGGCGGTACTGAGACCGCACCAGCGACTTCCAACGAAGCGTACTCGGTGACGATGGAACCGGTCGGTACCGTCGAGTTCGACTCTGTGCCCGAGACAATCGCCCCGTTCACTGCGGACTACATCGACATGCTGGTCGCGCTTGGTCACGGCGACGCAGTACAGTCGATCTGGTACCGTGGGCGGTACAAGACGCTGCACTACGAGGAGCTTGATGGAGTGTCTATTGACCTCGACGGGCTCACACAGCTCTGGAACGACGGCGTCTCGAAGGAACCGTTCTACGAGATGGACGCAGACCTGCACCTCATCGATCCGAACGCGCTTATCGACTGGCTCGGGGCGTGGGATCAGTCTGACCTCACAGAGATTCGGGAGAACGTCGCACCGTTTATCGGGAACCTCATCTTCCGGCAGACTGATGACTGGCACGACTACCGGTACTACAGCCTGTACGAGGCGTTCGAGAAGGTCGCTGCAATGGTTCAGGAACAGGCGCGTTTCGAGGCAATCCGCTCGATACATGACGAGCTGGTCGAAACGGTGCAGGCCCGGCTCCCGGCACCAGCGGACCGGCCAAACGCCGCGCTGGTGTTCGCTGGTGAGGAACCGGAGGAGTTCACGCCGTACCGGATCAGCGGAAACGGGGCAAATAAGGAACACTTCCAAACGCTCGGAATTTCCGACGCCTTTGCCGATACCGGAGTCGAGGGGTACTCCGGCTCTGAATCGCTCGATTACGAGACGTTGATAGAGATAGATCCGGACTCACTCCTGCTGCGATATCACCGAGAGGGGAAGACCCGTGAGGAGTTCGAGAACTCAGTACTTGCATACATGAAAGACCACGAAGTGGGCAGCCAGTTGCGGGCCGTCCAGAATGACAGGGTGTTTCGCGGCGGTCCGATCTACACCGGCCCGCTGCATAACCTATTCATGATTGAACGGTACGCAAAGGCCTACTTCCCTGACGAGTTTACCGAGACGCACCTGTTCGACCGGGCGCACCTCGCTGAGATCATCACGGAAGGAATATCTGAGTGA